The DNA sequence GACTTCGCGGGCGGTACGGCGGTCCACATCAACGCGGGCGCCGCGGGCCTGGCCGTGGCCCTGGTGCTCGGCAAGCGCATCGGCTTCAAGAAGGACCCGATGCGGCCGCACAACCTGCCCCTGGTGATGCTCGGCTCCGGTCTGCTGTGGTTCGGCTGGTTCGGCTTCAACGCCGGCTCCGCCCTCGCCGCCAACGAGACCGCCGCCAACATGGCCTTCAACACCCAGATCGCCACCGGTGTCGCGATGCTCGGCTGGCTCGCCTACGAGCGCATCCGGCACGGCGCGTTCACCACGCTGGGCGCCGCCTCCGGCGCGGTCGCCGGTCTGGTCGCCATCACCCCCTCCGGCGCCGCGGTGAACGCCTGGGGCGCCATCGTGATCGGCCTGGTCGCCGGTGTCGTCTGCTCCTGGGCCGTCAGCCTCAAGTACAAGCTGGGCTTCGACGACTCGCTCGACGTGGTCGGCGTGCACCTGGTCGGCGGTGTCCTCGGCACCCTCCTGGTCGGCGTCCTCGCCACCGACGGCGTCGGCGGCGCGACCCAGCTGGGCAAGCAGGCCCTCGGCGCCTTCACGGTGCTGATCTTCTCCTTCGTCGTCTCCTGGGTGCTGGCCAAGCTGATCGACGTCACCATCGGCTTCCGGGCCAGTGAGGACGACGAGATCGGCGGCGTCGACCAGGCGTACCACGCCGAGACCGCCTATGACTTCAGCGCGGTCGGCGGATCGCCCC is a window from the Streptomyces luomodiensis genome containing:
- a CDS encoding ammonium transporter, translating into MNGANTAFVLISAALVMLMTPGLAFFYGGMVRVKSALNMLMMSFISLGVVSLLWVLFGYSLAFGDDIGGGLLGNLDHIGFKGIEPTSLWGDKPDAIPVLAFAFFQLMFAVLTPALISGAVADRVKFGAWTLFITLWATVVYFPVAHWVWQADGWLFKQEVIDFAGGTAVHINAGAAGLAVALVLGKRIGFKKDPMRPHNLPLVMLGSGLLWFGWFGFNAGSALAANETAANMAFNTQIATGVAMLGWLAYERIRHGAFTTLGAASGAVAGLVAITPSGAAVNAWGAIVIGLVAGVVCSWAVSLKYKLGFDDSLDVVGVHLVGGVLGTLLVGVLATDGVGGATQLGKQALGAFTVLIFSFVVSWVLAKLIDVTIGFRASEDDEIGGVDQAYHAETAYDFSAVGGSPRSTVPATGQAATGASAPQKPHNKKVDA